One genomic region from Candidatus Poribacteria bacterium encodes:
- a CDS encoding theronine dehydrogenase, with protein sequence MKGQRVVWPSRAKVEIEEFEFPSLGDNEILVATECSLISPGTERAFLLGLPNAQGRYPSYPGYSNIGVVIDSGRDVDGYKIGDRVVSSKGHTSHFVATPDSLLKVTEATLSSEEGVFFNLCTIAMQGVRKAKIELGEPVLVLGGGLI encoded by the coding sequence ATGAAAGGACAAAGAGTTGTTTGGCCCAGCCGGGCGAAGGTTGAAATTGAGGAATTTGAATTCCCATCCCTTGGAGATAACGAGATACTGGTCGCGACCGAATGTTCGCTTATCAGCCCAGGCACAGAACGTGCTTTCCTACTTGGACTGCCCAATGCACAAGGTCGCTACCCGTCATATCCCGGCTATAGCAATATCGGAGTGGTCATTGACAGTGGTAGAGATGTAGACGGTTACAAGATCGGTGATCGTGTCGTTTCATCCAAAGGGCATACGAGTCATTTCGTCGCCACACCGGATAGCCTTCTCAAGGTAACAGAGGCAACGTTATCATCGGAAGAAGGGGTATTTTTCAACCTGTGTACTATTGCGATGCAAGGGGTTCGGAAAGCCAAAATTGAACTTGGGGAACCGGTGCTTGTGTTGGGAGGCGGTCTGATCG
- a CDS encoding carbohydrate binding family 9 domain-containing protein: MIKLLLTLVVAGTLAMPLSTIRAAADPMLRKIAAVETDSPPKIDGKLDDLCWQKAAQAGDFIQFEPNSGEPASHKTKVYLLYDQNRLYVGFECFKSDMNVLAANSVQRDSFFFADDHVEVLLDTYLDQRNCYAFALNALSTQTDRRITNEGGNVRRNSSNVGSAISWDCDWSGHSATYEDRWTAEFSIPFAELRFPKKNPHAVWGINFWRNDESQQEELSWVELGGRQYA, from the coding sequence ATGATCAAACTTTTATTAACTTTAGTTGTAGCGGGCACCCTTGCGATGCCCCTGAGCACAATCCGCGCGGCAGCGGATCCGATGCTCAGAAAGATCGCAGCTGTCGAGACCGATTCGCCGCCGAAAATCGATGGAAAGCTAGATGATCTCTGTTGGCAAAAGGCGGCACAGGCCGGCGACTTTATTCAGTTTGAACCGAATTCCGGCGAACCTGCCAGCCATAAAACGAAGGTTTACCTGCTCTATGATCAGAATCGGTTGTATGTCGGTTTTGAGTGTTTCAAGAGTGATATGAACGTCCTCGCCGCAAATTCTGTCCAGCGAGACTCTTTTTTCTTCGCTGATGACCACGTTGAAGTTTTGCTTGACACCTATCTAGATCAACGTAACTGCTACGCTTTCGCGTTAAACGCCCTTAGTACGCAGACAGACCGACGGATAACAAACGAGGGCGGGAACGTGAGGCGAAATAGCTCTAATGTCGGTTCTGCTATCTCTTGGGACTGCGATTGGTCAGGGCACTCGGCGACATATGAGGACCGATGGACAGCCGAGTTTTCCATCCCGTTTGCGGAACTCCGTTTTCCGAAGAAAAACCCTCATGCGGTTTGGGGAATCAATTTTTGGCGGAACGACGAGTCGCAGCAGGAGGAGTTGTCGTGGGTAGAACTTGGGGGACGGCAATACGC